Proteins found in one Clostridium kluyveri DSM 555 genomic segment:
- a CDS encoding glycosyltransferase family 39 protein, giving the protein MKSVKFKKEKFPIAIILILSAVLNFANLTIEGYGNEYYAAGVKSMLINFKNFFFVSFDPAGFVSIDKPPLGFWIQTISAKIFGFSGWSIIFPQALAGVISVWLIYYIVKRSFGNIAGTISALCLAITPVFVAASRNNTIDNLLVMTLLIACVFISKAAEKGRFKYLIISLVLIGIGFNIKMLQAYMIIPAVYVTYLISSAVSVKQKIKHLLIGTIVLAVVSLSWAVIVDLVPSQYRPYVGSSTNNTVMELILGHNGLERFNNSGMGGMGGRQVPGEFGNGYGTQNQRGSGNAQNGNWANRQKTVEDSQNGNMANFSGGNGSIPEGMKLPEGSSGGRSPQGGGMAGNFGGQTEASITRLFSKNVLSDQIVWFLPLAIFGFIAGAIVEKLKFTFDNRKKLDLILWIFWLIPEFLYFSYTKGLFHQYYLTMMAPPIAALSGIGLVSMWKLYKEKSKNITWLLLPVSLVANGLVQLLMLSYYSNISSAIKTVIVSSLILCFSASALLIIYKAVRKGNLEQVGNIKVGKALTALAFIGILITPAIGSAATINHKMNGTMPSAGLELLSNSESGNFMMGGRGSEGSNNEKLIKFLESNITDEKYILVVSSATSAQDIILQTGKGIMALGGFTGSDKILTLDKFKTMVKNGEVRYVLTGGMGRGSMDDIMNWVEKNGKVVSESQWRDTVESQERKGYLHFNITGYDKNADSKYNYKNNNSGNNSGNNSGGGPEGMNSQVLYDLKGSVK; this is encoded by the coding sequence ATGAAGAGTGTAAAATTCAAAAAAGAAAAATTTCCAATAGCAATAATTTTGATTTTATCTGCTGTACTAAATTTTGCTAACTTAACTATAGAAGGATATGGAAATGAATATTACGCTGCAGGTGTAAAAAGCATGCTTATAAATTTTAAAAACTTTTTCTTTGTATCCTTTGACCCAGCCGGATTTGTGTCTATTGATAAACCTCCTTTAGGCTTTTGGATTCAGACTATTTCTGCTAAAATATTCGGATTTAGCGGCTGGAGTATAATATTTCCTCAAGCTCTTGCAGGAGTTATATCAGTTTGGCTTATATATTATATTGTAAAAAGATCTTTTGGAAATATAGCTGGAACTATTTCGGCACTTTGTCTTGCAATTACCCCTGTTTTTGTGGCTGCCAGTAGGAATAATACCATAGATAATCTTTTGGTAATGACACTGCTTATTGCTTGTGTATTCATCTCTAAGGCTGCAGAAAAGGGTAGATTTAAATATCTCATAATAAGCTTGGTTTTAATAGGTATAGGCTTTAATATAAAGATGCTTCAGGCTTACATGATTATACCAGCAGTATATGTAACCTACCTTATTTCTTCAGCTGTGTCTGTAAAACAGAAAATAAAACACCTGCTTATAGGTACAATTGTACTTGCTGTAGTATCATTATCCTGGGCAGTAATAGTGGATTTGGTACCCTCACAGTATAGACCTTACGTAGGAAGCAGTACCAATAATACTGTTATGGAACTTATATTAGGACACAATGGACTTGAAAGATTTAATAACAGTGGTATGGGCGGCATGGGAGGAAGACAAGTACCGGGGGAATTTGGAAATGGATATGGTACACAAAATCAGAGGGGCAGCGGAAATGCTCAAAATGGAAATTGGGCTAATAGACAAAAGACTGTAGAGGACAGTCAAAATGGAAATATGGCTAATTTTTCAGGTGGAAATGGCAGTATCCCAGAGGGAATGAAATTACCAGAGGGGTCATCGGGAGGAAGAAGTCCCCAAGGTGGTGGTATGGCAGGAAACTTTGGCGGTCAGACAGAAGCAAGTATTACCAGATTATTCTCTAAAAATGTTTTATCAGATCAAATAGTATGGTTTTTACCTCTAGCCATATTTGGATTCATTGCAGGAGCAATAGTGGAAAAGTTGAAGTTTACCTTTGATAATAGAAAAAAACTAGATTTAATATTATGGATTTTTTGGCTTATTCCTGAATTTTTATATTTTAGCTACACTAAGGGATTGTTCCATCAATACTATTTAACCATGATGGCTCCACCTATTGCAGCTTTGTCAGGAATAGGGCTTGTTTCCATGTGGAAGCTTTATAAGGAAAAGAGTAAGAATATCACATGGCTTTTATTGCCAGTATCCCTTGTTGCAAATGGTCTAGTTCAGCTTCTAATGTTATCCTATTACAGCAATATATCCTCTGCAATTAAAACTGTCATTGTATCTTCTTTAATATTGTGTTTTTCAGCATCTGCGCTACTTATAATATATAAAGCAGTAAGGAAAGGCAATTTAGAGCAGGTTGGGAATATAAAGGTTGGAAAGGCATTGACAGCTCTTGCCTTTATAGGAATTTTAATAACCCCTGCTATTGGCTCTGCGGCTACTATAAATCATAAGATGAACGGTACCATGCCTTCAGCAGGATTGGAGCTTCTATCAAATAGTGAATCTGGTAATTTCATGATGGGAGGAAGAGGTTCCGAGGGCAGTAATAATGAGAAACTTATAAAATTCCTTGAAAGTAATATCACAGATGAGAAATATATTCTTGTAGTTTCCAGTGCAACTTCTGCCCAGGATATAATACTACAAACCGGCAAGGGGATAATGGCATTAGGTGGTTTTACAGGTTCTGATAAGATACTTACCTTAGATAAATTTAAAACCATGGTTAAAAACGGAGAAGTTAGATATGTACTTACAGGGGGAATGGGAAGAGGTTCCATGGATGATATTATGAATTGGGTAGAGAAAAATGGTAAGGTGGTATCGGAAAGTCAGTGGAGAGATACGGTAGAGTCTCAGGAGAGAAAGGGATATTTACATTTTAATATAACTGGATATGATAAAAATGCAGATTCAAAATATAACTATAAAAATAATAATTCAGGTAATAACAGTGGAAACAATAGTGGTGGTGGACCAGAGGGCATGAATTCACAAGTGCTATACGATTTAAAAGGCAGCGTAAAATAA